Below is a genomic region from Methanococcus maripaludis.
AAGTATCTAAAAACATGAAATATTTCCATGAAGACATTGACTGGAAAGCTAATGAATGCATGGCCCCAGAAGACCATGTTGTATCATTACTCTACATTGAAAAATTAGCAGGAAGGCCTATTGCAGTTGAAGAACTCGAAGGTATGGAAAGAGAAATCAACAGAATCAAAAAATGGGCTGATGAACTACAAAAAATGTAATTTACATAACTACAAGGAGTGAGCAAAATGAACACTGCAGCATTATCATCAATATTACTCGAATCCCAGAAGCCTGCTAAATTAGAATCTGTTCCAGAAGATGCTTTTTCATTGATATTTGCATTTAAATGGTTAGAATACCTCTCAGAAAGAGTGGGTCAGTCAAACATTGCAGATATTCTTGAATTCTACTACAACTTAGGATGGTTATCAGACAATGCAATTTCAGGACTATTAAAATTCTCAAAAGGAATAAA
It encodes:
- a CDS encoding FlaD/FlaE family flagellar protein; the protein is MNTAALSSILLESQKPAKLESVPEDAFSLIFAFKWLEYLSERVGQSNIADILEFYYNLGWLSDNAISGLLKFSKGIKIDDDDIASPSGKLTIADHLVSLLFIERLNGKKISSEVLDKLEWEIRRIKRGAEQYYGI